CAATGACAGTCCTAGAGTAGAGTTAGTTGACCAATTCGCATCTACAAGCCGCAATGCATACCTTTGGTTTCTGGCACGAGGAACCAGGTGAAGACTACCATGACAAAACAGAACGATCCGTAAACAAAATAGGTACCGAAGCCATTCACGCCGAGTGTGGCGAACATGCTGGGCGTGGCTTTGGCCACGACAAAATTGAACAACCACTGGCTGGCTGTAGCCATTCCCATTTGTAGACTTCGCATACGAGCCGCCGGTATTTCCTAGGAATGCTGTTAGCACCTCAGGATGGAGTGCATGTCTAGTATAATAGAATCTATCCTTAAGTTTACAAAGGGCTAAGCTACTTAGGATTTAATAACGGGTAGCTTTTATTACTAGGGTTACTCCAGTATACCATACTGGAGCAGGATCTAATGTTAGGAGGGGCTAAGTGTCTATAAATCCTTCCTTTCAGAGATTCGATGATTACTCAAGGCATACAACAACGCCACTGTGGGAGGGATATTTCACCCTCTAGTGATCGTGCCTCTGACAGTCTCTATTATGATTTGGTTTTGGCCTTGTTTGGGGCATATATGGTCCCTCTGCATGGAATAGTTGCGTTTATTGCTGTCCGACAAAATGGGCAGTATAGTGGAAACGGTTTTCCTGGTTTCGTGTAGGAAGACATACTAAATACATATGTGATTTCGTAGAGAAAGATGGATCCGACAAAGGAGAATGTTGCTGTACAGATAGATAAAAGATGGAACCTGAACTATACTGTATCTCTCACTATTAGTTTAGTCCCACTCAAGAATAATAGTATCCCACATAGCACCCTTCCATTGCTCGGTAGCTGTGGTGGTAAACTCGATTGAGTTCGAGCCTTGCTTGATGATGCCCGGCTCAATCGTGTACTCTAGAAACCGCCAAACTCCAGCCACAGGGGAAGAGCGGTAGAGGGCGCTATCAGACTCAAGACCTTGGATCTGGCCTATCTGAACATCATTATTGACCGTGATATCTATGTAGCATCTGGCAGCGTAGGAGGCAAGGGCAACAGTAAGGCGAGCACCGGCATTCTCGTCGGGCTCGCCCTCAAGTTCGAAGTTGATTACCCACTGGCCGTCGTTGCTTAGGACGTAGTGCCAGTCTTCTGTTGAAGAGCTGCCGAGGTTGAATGTTAAGTTTGCAGGTGCGTCATCGGTGAGCCCATGCTCGTACGGACCGCAACCACCGGAGAACTCACAGGGGAGACGATCGAGGGTGCCGATCTGCCATATCTTTGTACGATTCTGGGTCTCCCATGTATAAACCCCAAGGTCAAGTTCGCCCTCTTGCTCGGTAACTTCAATGTCCCACTGAGTGAAGTTGGTAGTGATATCACCTACGGGCGATCCTTCACCTGGCCAAGCATACAGACCATATTTGCCAGTTCGTACATTCTCGAAAGTAAAATATCCATCCTCATCAGTACTGGTTCGATAGTAGTACCCGGTATACTGGTCAAGAGTGGACAACGCGTCGCTGTTATCCCCCAAAAACACACTGACTGTGTCACCAACCCGATTATCCGAGGTGGTAATGCGGCCGGTGACTGATCCAGCACGGCTTTGGTACGCCGCAGAAATGTCAGCATTGGGAAACTCGTATGGCCAAGCGGCAATCTCCTGCTCGGATCTTTCCTCCACATCGGACAGGGTGCCGTCATTGAGATACCAGAGCCACGGACCCCACATGTGACCCTTTCCGTAGGTTCGGTTGATATCGAACTGGTAATGACCGCCACCAAACATATTCAACTGCGCAATATCGCCAGTCTGAGCCTCCATGTGGACCATGAGTTCCTGCTTCAGTTGGTCTCCATTGACGTACTCATGGGAAGGCTGGATGAACCAGCTACCCACATCATCTCCGTAAACGCCCCAGAACTTTGCTTCTGGTACATTTATCTGAGTTGCCCAGTCATACTTGCTTATGTATGTCCCATTGGAGAGCTCAACGGTTGAGTCCTGAACTTCTTTGCCGGAATAATAGAGGTCCCACGTGGGCAGCTGCTCGTCCTTGCGATATGTATGGCCACTGTGAAAAGTTTCGTTGCTGAGTCGGTGAATAACACGCATATCGTTGACACCCCCTGGGAGATTCGTATTGATCCAGTACTGATATGCGCCGGCGAAGTCACGAAAAATTACCCAGTGGAAGCGCGCAACGTCGTTGGTAAACTGAATATCTATCCAGTCGTCTCCGGCGTCGACAATCTCAGGGTCCAGCCAGGGGAATCCATCGCTGTCAACGTAGGAGAGATAGAAACCGGTAGCATCGTCGACTAAGTCCTTTCCATTGTAGTAAATGGGCCGGGCATACTGTCCTGACAAAGTGGCGTTCCAGATCGAGTTGCCGATAATGAAGGTCTCATCGTCAACGATTTCGAGGAAGGGAGCATCTGAGCCAGTTGGGAGATCAATTGAGAGAACTGACGAAGCCCCCAAGAGGGAAATAAGCAGGTAAAGGATGGATGCCATCAGTCCGATTATAGTATGTTTCGAGCTACAGAATAGAAACGATAGCAATCCCAGATGCCTATTCTTATACCCGAAGTTTGTCGCCCTCAGCAGGTCTTACTTCGTTTCACTATGTTGTACTAATCCTGTTTCCACTGTTTTCTTCCTGCAGGATTTCTTGCATCGAATGAATGACACCCCCTATTTCCCCGCAAATTTTACCGACCAGCGTGTCAAAGATGTCATATCACTGCCACTCTGGGAACCAGACGCGTGGTAGGTACGGCCGAAGATGTACCGAGTGGGATACTAATCAAGGTAGGTACGTGCTGTTAGTGGTCTATGTAGACAAACAATTTAATGAATCGTCGGGAGAATACGTGAACTCGGGATTTCCGACTCTCCACAAATAAGTCTGCAAAACGTAAACTATCCGGCTATCCTTAGTTAATTTGATTTATCTGAGTTTtggacaagaaggatatctTGCTCTATGGCATTCCGTATTGTGGGAGAGCTATAATATCCTGCCAAATATGGGACTGTTACTCAAAAACGAGTGGTATAACCGATAAATTAACCCTATACAATACCCTGTCTTCAAATAACTGAAATCAGATAGTAGGGACATCAGAGTTGTCACTGTAATAAGATGTCCAACCTCGGTACAATCCCGACTTAATTAGAGCTTTGTCACGCCACTAACTCTCTGAGACAAGCATGTATATCCTTTATTGAAAATGTAAGGTCCATTACTCAACAAAACCAGGCCTCTTTCTCAGTACAAATCTCCTAAGTAATAGATTCTCTCAATGACATCGTATGTCCCTAGAGTATCACCTATGGTACTCTATATTCTTTCCAGGCCGCCATAGTTTGGGCTGCCCTTCGCAAGCAATACACTTCAACTAACCTCTACTCAAGTCTGGAGGTAATTCGGTGAGTTACAACGCACCATGATGGGGTGTATAATATTACACGGAGGTCTAGTAGTTCAATTCTGGACATTCATTTGTCAATACCCAATGCAACCTTGTTGATGTTAAGGTGAAATATCTGGCTGTGGTGTGTATGTAGCAGGTACTGCTGCCTATCTTCGTTGGGGTCAGTACCTACCAGGCAAGCAAGGTCTTCATGCTCTTTAGATGACAGGTCATTCATGGTTTTACCGTACTCTTAGAAATGCTGGACGACATTAACATCAGCCGCCCACAAGCTTATTCAAGGATGTTATCACAAGGAATGGGAACCAGGACAACTTTTAGATTTTTCTAGTTCCCTAGTGCCAAATTCGACCATGTTTATGATTGCTTCTCTATCAGGTGGCTAGATCAACAGTTATGAGTCCGAGGACTCACTCTTAAATCTCCATTTCCCCCAGCTTATCGAACGTAAAGCTAGCCAACCCATGGTCAATATTATGAGAAACGATACGTCCCCATTCCAACCACAATCAAAAGAATCCCAATTTCTTCTCATATGTTTTCCACTTCTCACCAATCGGCTGAATAAAAGTCGAGCTCCGCGCACCCTCACCCATCTCCTGCACCCCATTACTCAAATAAAGAGGCGTCATCTCCCCATCATCACTAAAGAAAAGCTTCGGCCTCTCCCGGCGCTGTAGCGTCCGAATTGACCCGTCTGTAAAGTTGACTGTTGAATTAAATGCCTCCTGCGACTTGAAATGCCACGGCCCTGTCAATTCTCTTGCATAGACATGCACCCCGACCCTCGGCCACTGTTGTCGATTATTTTCTACCAGGTCAATCATCCAGTGATCGAGCGCATGCCAGTGTCCGCGCTTATCACGCCATAAAAATGTGTCCTCGGTCCAGGTTGGGGACCATTCGCTCGTGTTCCACTTTTGAGTATGGATCAACTTGTATTCATCGTCCCATTTGTCAGCTAGGTAGATTGCATTATCCTCAACGCCCAGAGCAATCTTGCTAGTACGGTGTTTGGGAGTCCAGAGCGGCCAGGGGGAGGGGTTTGTTGATTGTGGCTCGAGAGAGCTCAGGATCATCTTGAAGGGGGTCCAGGGTCCCTCGATGCTGTCTGCGCTTGAAACGGAGATATTATTCGGCCATTGTTGATAAGTAAGGCTCTCGCACATATCGGGTTTATGGGCATCAACACCGATAGCGTATAGGAGGTATTTTTTGTCCGCGGGGCTCCAAAGGATATAAGGGTTATGGCGGAAAGGCTCGCTAACTGCATCCGCATAGTGATATGGCCCCTGCGGCCCGTTTCTAGATTCCGCGcgaataatataagaatgCGGTCTCCAGCCAGATAGACCACATCCATCAGCGAATTGCGAGGTGAAGAGATGGAACAGTTTATGGTCATGCGGATCCTGTAGAACCTGCCCGCCCCAGGACGCATTTCCATAGGGCCCAAAGTAACTAGGGTCCACCACATCAGTGTGGTTATAGCCGTTCATTTTGGTGGCAGGCGCAAGATCTAGGCGGCCGCAGTCATCGCCAAACCAGCCCGGATCACATTTGCAGACTTTGTGTCTGGGATTGCTTGAGTGGCTGTTCGTCGGTGCCCGGAGACAGACACCATTTAGACTGCAGTGCTCGTCGGTTTCGCAAGCTTGGGTAGTTCCGAGGACGGCAAGGCCGGCTGCTAAGATATTTGCAAGTCGCATGGCCATAGGTGATAGAGGCCACGAGCAGAATGGGAGTTGCGAGGGAGTGAATGGGCTCTGTCAATTCACGTATTCAATGCTGtatctttctctctctttatataatagaattcTGGAAGGGAGAGTTCAACTCGGTTCAAACTCATACCGTACCGGAATTATCTGGCCGTCTTGGCTGAACTTAACAATTACATTGTCGAGTGCAGGTCCCCGTGGGGAACATCCATAGGCGAATCTGAAGGGGTCTATGAGTTTACGGGGCATCTCTATCGGCCCATTGAAGAATGAGGGATTCTGCGGAGAAAGAGACTGCTCCAACACTAGGCTAACTCTGGAGGAGATGTTCACTTGACGAACTGTGATTGTCTGCACGAGTCAGAAAGAATGGTCGGGAAATTAGATCGGTTAATTTAGGGTAATACTAATTGTATACGACTTGGGTATTTACACAAATAGCCGTGGAACTCCCCAACTCTACCACATATATCCCCGATATCTGACTCGGGTAAAAAAGAGCCAGTGCCATACTATGTAGACTTGGAATATTATGGGTTAGGGCTAGATATTGGCAATCACGAATATAGCCGATTGCTGATACACGGGCCCATGTCTTGCATGTACTTGTATATTATGCCTATCTAAGCACGCTACATCTATCATTTGACGCCAGACACATTACGTCCACAACTTTTGAAAACTAGGGCCAAAAGCCGTGGTTGGTAAGGATTACCGGGTTGATTAGACAGAAAGCAAATATAGTATCAATGTTCCCACGGAGCACCAGCCATTTATCCCGATTTTTTGCTGTATCCCGGCTGTGGAACCCACCATCACTCATATTCTTGCACGTTCTTCATCAGTCAGGTTGTGGGCGTTGCGTGCAAACTCTGTCTCAGTCTGCTGTCCAATATCAATGGAACCCTCAAGGTACATCAGGCCGCCTCCTTCCAGAGAGACATCGCGGGTGGGTACCCACGCTGTCAGACTGGTAGGTGGGCCAGCGCGGAGATAAATCTGGTCAAAGTGTACCGGTGTGAGCTCGCTGTCTGGAACGAATGCTCGCAACATAGTGCGCTGAAGCAGGTGAGGCTTCTCCCAGCCGGTGAAACGGCTGATAAAGTCGCGAAGCTCCTGGTTGGCACAGGAGTCAAGATAGAACTGGGCTTCGTGGACGGATATCATCAGTTTGAGGTAtttctcgctttcttcgtcgtctttcAAGCCCAATTATCGCCGTAGATTGCCTGGTAGGAGATACTTTCTGCTGTTCTTGTGCGAGAATACGCCATCGACGGGCTTGCTCCCTTCCTGTAAAAGGCCGCTGGGCGGCATGTAATTGAAATATGCTTCACGATATATCGAAGAGGCTTCTTTCGAAATGCATCCTTTGACCTATCATTGTTCAATTAGCTTTGGCCACCAACATTTGAGAGTGCGGATTGCCATACAAATAAATAGCCATCTCGCTGGAAGCGTTTGTGCATAATCTCTAGTGGTGTATCAGCAGATGTCGGCTGGAGGTATCCCACATTCTCTGGATCCAATACCCCAAAGTTGGACTCCAAATTGAGGGACTTGAGATCAGCTAGACAACATTTTCCGTAGATGTCGTTTGAAGTGGCCTTCATATGTTCATCGTGCTGCCATTCGACGGGGGAATGAGACGTAGGGGCCTCAACAATAAAAGACGCCAGACGACCAGGAGCCATGATGTTCAAGTTCGTTTAAGAATGAttgagaaaaaaaaggtgtAGTTGGTGCCTTCATTTGTGAGACTGATATGGTTGACAAGGCGCGTAGGGGGGGGTTCCAGGAGctctatctatatacttcGACGAAACTCTTTATATCCTTGAATCAATGCAATTCTGCCAGACAAGACAAATCAGCCCATTTCAGCACTGTTCGTGAGATAGTGGTCTACAGCCGTCCATAACTTCGCCTACATTGCTGAAACAACTCCAGACGACACGGATTGTGCTACCTATATCCGTCCCCGTACCGTCAATTCCCCGTCTACAAGCGTCCCCCAGCACGACGAAAGGTCTCGGTCTCCGGCAATACGAGAACTGCTGGCGATCAAGGGACTTATATACCGCAAAGCCGGATGCCCGGCCTGCGGCAGTCAAGAAATCCTGACAGAGGACGCCGCTGTTGGTTTGCAAAGAGAACAAGAATCACTTCATGTTTTCCTGCTGCGGCGCGGCATCTGGATCACCTTGGCGCTGCAGGACATGACTCGATCTATCTTTCCTCGAGCTGGCTGAAACTTCTGAGCGAATGGAAGAGTTGAAACTGTTGGATCTGAATTCTAGAGCTCCAGTATCCACCCTGTTAACTGGACGCTGGGATAAGTTCCAACATTATACACTGTACTGTTACatctctgattggctggtCCCCCCACCATCTTATCTGATCGATCAGTGGCAAACAACCAGATCCTAGACAAATATGACTGGAGTGTATGATCTGTTCCTGTCTGATTGGAGCAAAGCCCTCTTTGTCCTGACTGTAATGGCGGGGCTGTGCGTGACTCCAGGCAACCGTTATAAAGATGGAATCTTCCACTACCTCAACAATCCCTGAATTATCATCAAAACCACCAAGACCATGGAGAATCAGGATAAAACTCCCGACACCGCGAACACTGCCTCCAATACTCCTGCCATCACCAGCGAAGGGCTTTCAGCCATGACCAAAGACGAACTCAATGACTTTGTTAATACACTGCCTCCCATTACCCGCTCCGTCGTACCAACGCTGATGGGCTGGCCAGCTTCAGGGGGTGTCTGGATCCTCAACCCAACCGAAGCCCAGCTAGCTCAAGTCAACCGGCTTCCGGTCATGACGGATATGGAGGAGTACTGTCGAGCTTTGGAACAAATCGGTGCTACTTTTTACAGCGATCCGAAACAATGCACGGAGGTTCAGGCTATAATAGCAGATGGTATAGATCTGCAACCTAAGCAGGCGTCACCGGAAAGGGAGAACCAGTGATTCCAAGCAGTGATTAAATCTAAAGCATCTGTATTGAACTGGGAGTGGAGGGCTGAATAAGAAAATAGGAATATTAAACCGACAGCATTGGGTTCCATCATTGAATTCACCAGCAGAACATGACAGCCAGCACCTCAGATAGAAATCGAGCAGATTGGGCAAGTTCTACTCCTAAAGAGGCGGACTACTAAGTAGCTCTGAAAGGTCTCCCAGTAACCCATCCTGGTGCATCGAGATGCAGGAGGCTCGTGTGGGTCCTTGGGGCTGTGCGTTCACACTATTATTTTACGTCGTCTGCCCCTTTATTTCTTGCTTCATTCTCCAACAATTGAATTTGATAAACCAAAATTTCATCGAAGCACGGCGAGTTGCCTATAATGAGCGTCTTAGCGGGTGCACCTTCTGAAGTCACTCAAAGCGACACCCACTATCCAAGAGACTCGTATGATGCTGTTGCCGCCCTTAAAATCCTCAAGCGGTGGTTGCCGGCCGAACTAGGCCTGGCCATTCTACATTATGCAGGGTATTGGCTTCGGTCTCGTGTAGCTAGACAAGCGAGTGTTCGTTTCTCAGAATCCCTGTGTCACGACGGATCCCCGTACCTGCTGTCAGAGCCCATAAAGGGCAAGCGATTCCCTGTTCAGCAGATCATAATCGACATTTGGAGCCACGACCAAGGCTGGAGTTCTTATCCGGAAGACCATGGTACATACAGAGGCTCGTGGACGTGGTTCGATCTCGGAATCCAAAGGCCACTGGGGAGGGGGGAGATTGCAATGGATCTTCCACCACTAGTCACAAATGTACATGCAAGCTCGGAGACCAGGCATCATCAGGTCGTGTATCAGAGACATGAGCAGCTCTGGATGGGCAATCTTCAGGCAGGAGACCGGATCTCGATTGCTCCACGAGCGCGTTTTCCTGGCTGGGTGAATTTCACGGAGGGAGCTTCGATTGAGATTTATACCGATCTGTTTTGACATGCAGCCTTGGATGGGTATTGACATATTCGGCTTAATAGATAGCGAAAATACTGTTTGGTGGTGCACCGTATTACGTCCTAAAAACCGTATAGCAGCACGCATTGCATCCGTGTTGTCAATCTCTGCCATCTAGCCCGTATTCGTAAGCGTATTTATCTAGATAGCCTGGAGACATCAACTGTGGTGGACGACAGTGGCCGGCGTATGCGTATGTACTAGCTACTTCGTATACGCTACTTGGGACGCCTGATCTATACACAACTATATAAACCATCATGTCCTCCTGAGATAATGCTCTTCAACAGTCCATCATCTCACAACAGCTCCAACAACCCGTCAATCTCTCCACAATTAACTATTCAAAATGCAGTACCTCACTCTTCTGAGCACGTTCGCCGCCATCCAAGGCGCTCTCGCAGGCGGAGTCTCGGTCTTTACCGGGCCCGACTGTACAGGCAAGCAGACCAACATCCACTTCGACTCCAACAGCATCGTCCCCAACATCCCCGCCTTCGAGTCCTACAGAGAGAATGGATACGGGGCGCATGGACAGAGGATCCAGTTCTGGACCCAGCCCGGCACTGGACAGCAATGCGGAGGTGAATACCTGTACGACACCTGGGCCTACGGCGGCGACTActtccagtcccagaagtGCTACGACATCGGGGCGCACCCAGACTCCCGCTGGCTGAAGGCTCGCTGCATCAAGACCGTTGCTGCGTAAGCGCCAGTGTCTGAATGGGAAGGTTCGCAGTATTGGTAAGTTATTCCGTGCCTGTGTCTACACGGATACTCACTCGGTGCAGGACATTCCCATAGCAAATGATGGAGGATTAGGGTGTGCTGGATGGGAGAAGATATGGCGGACGAGGGTTCGCGTAGCAATTCAACATTGCAAAACGACAAGTTTATACCGGATTACTTTTGAATAGATTATTGAAACCATGCTTTGAAATACGTGTCTTGCGAAGTCGCCGTAGTGATGAGCAGTGTTCCTTTTTCATGCATTTGAAGATAGTTACTGATCTATCGACTAAACTAAGCCAATCCCATCTCTTTGTAGAATGCATCTGTCTTCGGGGGTCGACCCAGGAAGTCAATCAACGTCTGCATCTCATCCTGGCTGCCACCCTTTTCGAGGACCTTATACCGGTATTGACGACCAGCAGTGGGGTTCATGGGGTCGGATTTGAAAACTGTATAGAACATGTCCGTTGAATAGACTTGCGAGCTGTACGAGGTCAGACGTGGCCGGGCGAGGCAGAATATTCCATAAAACTTACCTTAGGTAGCCGTAGTAGCCAGCATCATAGCCTCCCATCAAATGACCAAAGGTGGCCTGGCCGTTGCCCCAGTCGTCGCCCAAACCCAGAACCTCGGGTCCGTCAATCTGCGTGATTTCTTTGCGAAGTCTGTTGTATGTCGATGTGATTGGCAGTTCCTTGATTTTCTCGTGACTCTCGGGCTCGTGGATCGTCATGTCAAAGATGCCAAAGTGGAGCTGACGCAGGTTAAACAAAGCATCGTTGACATGCTTCGCACGGATGAGATTGGCGATCACCTCGTCGGGGATCTTCTCCGACGGCTCTGCCTGTCCGTTTGCCTGCTCCTTCCATGCTGCCAGATACTCTGGGGACAGTGTCGAATAGTGCTTGCTCAGCGACTTGAGATGTGGCGGGTCCCAGCACCAGTTCTCGAGCATCTGGCTAGGAGCCTCGACAAAGTCGCGAACCGTGCTGGTTCCGTGGAACCTCGAGTATATGGTCTTCGAAACTAGATTGTGGATACCGTGACCTAGCTCATGGAACAGAGTGACAACCTCTTCATGCTTGAGAAGACTGGGTTTCTTTGGAGTCGGCTTCGTAAAGTTACACACCAACGCAGTGGCCGGGTAGCGACGCTTGCCCTCCGCATCAATATACCCCTACAGCGAACAGTTAGTCTCAAGGGATTCCTCTCCAACTGGAGCAACTTACGGGTTGAAGGTTAAAGTTGGCGGCATGGCCATACTTGCCAGGGCGAGGGAACAGATCCAGGTAAAGATAGCCAACAAAGCTGccaccctcaccctcgtcGTCCCACACACTAAAGATCTGGACGTCCTCATGCCACACGATATCACTCCCCTTGCCGCTGGTGGCGACTTGATCACGGTCCTTGCCGGTGATCTCCACAAAGACAAGGCCAAACAGCTGCTCGAAGATCTTCAGCATGCCATCGATCGTGTTCTGAAGTGGAAAGTACTCGGCAATGAGCTGGTGGTCCAGAGAGTAATCTTTTTCCACCATCAGACGATCGTAGAAGCGGTGGTCCCAGAGGTAGTAGCCACCGTCGAATTTCTCACCACGAGAGGCGACATCGCTCTTCTTGAGttcctggagctgggcaATTTCTTTCCGGCCACCATCCGTCAGACGGGCACGTAGATCTGCCAGAAAGTCGTCCACCGTCTTCGGGGTCTTGGCCATCTTATCTTCGATCCGGAACGCGGCATGGCTTGGGTATCCGAGCAGGCGAGCGGCCTCATCACGCAAGACAATCGCCTCCTGGAAGAGCGGCACATTTTGGTTGCACTTATTCTCGTTTTGAATCATGACCTGCTTGCGGGTCTCGGGATTCTTTGCATACTTCATCGTGGGGAAAAGATCGGGGTACTTGAAGGTCAACCGGAGCTTACCCTcgttctcgccctctccttTCTTCAGGCCCGAGACGACATCCTCCGGCACGCCGTCGAGCTCTTCCGGTGTAAACCAGATGcctccgtcctcctcgttcAGGTTCTTCCCGAACTCAATGCTGATCAAGCTGAGTCgtttcttgatctccttgaAGCGGTCGCGCTGAGGTCCGGCTGGGAGACCCAGGCCGTTTCGGATGAAGCTCTGGtgctccttctccagcagtCGGCGGGATTCCGGGTCCAGGCTctcgttcttcttcagcactgcatcgacgagcttgaagatatccTCACGCATCGCCGACTCGATAAAGAAATCGTCCATCAGTTCCTCCGCTTTGGAGGACGTGTCCCTCAGCTTCTGTTCAGTCGAGACAGCCTGGTAAAAGCCGAGGATGTGGGATTCGAGAGCCATGACGTTTTCATCGTGGGCCAAAGGTTTCAGCACGGACGCAAAGCTGGCACTGTCCGGGGAAGTGTTTGCGACGATTCCATCCTGAATCTTGCGAGATGTTTCAACTAGGCGTTTGGCATCGTTCAGGATCGATTCGGCGGTGGCAGTGAAGAGTGGGGGGGGCTGGGGCGGACGACGCAGGTGCTCGGGGGCCATGCTGGCAGTCGTGAGAGGGTGACGATAAACGGTTATGAAAGAGGGACTGCCGAACCTTGCACCACGGAAATGGCCCAGGACTGAGGCAAGTCGAGCAATTGGGGCGTGGGTGGAGAGCGACAGGAAGGGAGCCacggtgacgaggaggctgacGCAGAGGAcaaggagggggaggaggaaagggcGGAAGTTCGGAAGGGGAATGGTGAAAAGACGCAGAGATGCCTGATGGAGGGATTAACGAGTTGAGTGGGAATTGGGCAGCTTGAAGAGCAACGAGTTGTTGGCAACAACAGTGCGGAGGAAGCGGGGAGTTACGTTCATACAGCAGTGCTGATTAGTCATCGTGTATTATCCACGTATAAAGTATGCATAGGATATGCACATATCTCAATTTTATACTTGAATGGACACTACACTGACTACACCATGGAACCTGCACCCATAGCCACAAGTAGTGCTGTCAGTAGATCTACCtgtgatggcgatgggaaGGACCCCCCATTTCCAGGGACGCTTTCTGAATCGTCACTTGTCTCTGCATCCGAAGTGCCGCTGGGCTCTTGATTACCAGGCTTAGTTGAGCTGTCGCCACTGCCAGTGGTGCTGGTCGGCTCATTCGCGATAGTAGTAGTGCTATTAGCATCGGCTTGGTTGTTATCTTCCGGAAGATCCTTGCGAAAGCACCTCCAGTACCAGCTGCTCTCGTGCCCTGGTGGACCGTGGCTGGGAATGGCCTCCCACAGCTTGACAAGAGTTTCATTGCAGGGCCTTATGGCTCTTGCGATGTCCACAGAGCCTAGATCAACCATTTTGGGAAATTCAACACTAGTTAACAAGGGTAACAGGTCAGTGTGGAGGAGCTAGCAGCAGTCTTGGTATAATTAGATGCAGTACCTCTTGATTTGCCCCCACAGCCACACGTAAAAGGCGGTTTCTATAGTCGAGTATATTTCAAGCGGCATGTCAGTGTTGAACTCGATGCCTGTGGCGGTTTCTCCAAGAGCAGGGAGGCTTATCCTgtgaaaaagagaaaggagagtCAGATCATATCTCCCCAGTCATAGAAATAGGGCCACTGTACCGGGATATATTGCCATATACCTGTGTCGACGCGCCTATGGTATACAGCTTGGGGAATTCAACCTCAATCTGAGTCTCGATGTTGAGTCGGAGGCCCTGGGAGAAATCTCGTTCAGGAGTGTCAGTGTCGCCCGCTGTTTCGAGCTCAGGCACCGAGATGCTTGAAAACAGATAATT
This is a stretch of genomic DNA from Aspergillus puulaauensis MK2 DNA, chromosome 8, nearly complete sequence. It encodes these proteins:
- a CDS encoding M3 family metallopeptidase (COG:O;~EggNog:ENOG410PFN8;~InterPro:IPR024079,IPR024077,IPR024080,IPR001567;~MEROPS:MER0003110;~PFAM:PF01432;~go_function: GO:0004222 - metalloendopeptidase activity [Evidence IEA];~go_function: GO:0008237 - metallopeptidase activity [Evidence IEA];~go_process: GO:0006508 - proteolysis [Evidence IEA]), with amino-acid sequence MAPEHLRRPPQPPPLFTATAESILNDAKRLVETSRKIQDGIVANTSPDSASFASVLKPLAHDENVMALESHILGFYQAVSTEQKLRDTSSKAEELMDDFFIESAMREDIFKLVDAVLKKNESLDPESRRLLEKEHQSFIRNGLGLPAGPQRDRFKEIKKRLSLISIEFGKNLNEEDGGIWFTPEELDGVPEDVVSGLKKGEGENEGKLRLTFKYPDLFPTMKYAKNPETRKQVMIQNENKCNQNVPLFQEAIVLRDEAARLLGYPSHAAFRIEDKMAKTPKTVDDFLADLRARLTDGGRKEIAQLQELKKSDVASRGEKFDGGYYLWDHRFYDRLMVEKDYSLDHQLIAEYFPLQNTIDGMLKIFEQLFGLVFVEITGKDRDQVATSGKGSDIVWHEDVQIFSVWDDEGEGGSFVGYLYLDLFPRPGKYGHAANFNLQPGYIDAEGKRRYPATALVCNFTKPTPKKPSLLKHEEVVTLFHELGHGIHNLVSKTIYSRFHGTSTVRDFVEAPSQMLENWCWDPPHLKSLSKHYSTLSPEYLAAWKEQANGQAEPSEKIPDEVIANLIRAKHVNDALFNLRQLHFGIFDMTIHEPESHEKIKELPITSTYNRLRKEITQIDGPEVLGLGDDWGNGQATFGHLMGGYDAGYYGYLSSQVYSTDMFYTVFKSDPMNPTAGRQYRYKVLEKGGSQDEMQTLIDFLGRPPKTDAFYKEMGLA
- a CDS encoding uncharacterized protein (COG:S;~EggNog:ENOG410PPXA;~SECRETED:SignalP(1-18)) — protein: MQYLTLLSTFAAIQGALAGGVSVFTGPDCTGKQTNIHFDSNSIVPNIPAFESYRENGYGAHGQRIQFWTQPGTGQQCGGEYLYDTWAYGGDYFQSQKCYDIGAHPDSRWLKARCIKTVAA
- a CDS encoding uncharacterized protein (COG:S;~EggNog:ENOG410PWP0;~SECRETED:SignalP(1-23)), whose translation is MVPYHLGIGFTLALSSLSLGVSARECIIEEILTVSSPEDLDSLRDGCTTITGNIAIDSDYSGDFVLEGVTDFVGNISTSEDAPPGNLGILDLPDLVNAGAITVHRVAAVNLGNLEHAGELLLGPSSPDGEVELGTLKEADNIGFKGGWKSIVLSSLETVTGELGFYFVRGDDVFSDGDEIPSLVVDLPALKTTSQFTVEGKVASISVPELETAGDTDTPERDFSQGLRLNIETQIEVEFPKLYTIGASTQVYGNISRISLPALGETATGIEFNTDMPLEIYSTIETAFYVWLWGQIKSVEFPKMVDLGSVDIARAIRPCNETLVKLWEAIPSHGPPGHESSWYWRCFRKDLPEDNNQADANSTTTIANEPTSTTGSGDSSTKPGNQEPSGTSDAETSDDSESVPGNGGSFPSPSQVDLLTALLVAMGAGSMV
- a CDS encoding uncharacterized protein (COG:S;~EggNog:ENOG410PTQ8) — protein: MSVLAGAPSEVTQSDTHYPRDSYDAVAALKILKRWLPAELGLAILHYAGYWLRSRVARQASVRFSESLCHDGSPYLLSEPIKGKRFPVQQIIIDIWSHDQGWSSYPEDHGTYRGSWTWFDLGIQRPLGRGEIAMDLPPLVTNVHASSETRHHQVVYQRHEQLWMGNLQAGDRISIAPRARFPGWVNFTEGASIEIYTDLF